The Flammeovirga pectinis genomic interval TGTTCACTGTATTTTAAATTTTATCTTCTTCTAAATTCAGGTATGTCTAATATGTCGAATACATTATTTGTATTTACAAAAGCGTGATTTACTCGATTACTAAGTATCATTAAAAAAGCCTCAGTATCTGGATAGTGAACAAATAGTGTAGAATATCCACGCCACCATCCACCATGGTAAACAACTGTAGAACCATCAGAGACATGAAATAATCTCCATCCGTAACCGTAATTGTAATTACCTCTTCTTTTTGGACTTTGGAAAGTGAAAGCTTCATCTAATGTTTCTTGTTTAAATAATGAATCTTGCAATAAAGCAACATGCCACTTAAACATATCTTCTACATTGGAATATACACTTTTATCGCCTAAAACACCATCTAGTAGATAATCTTCGTATTTACGTCTTCTTGCAGTGTGCCCAATTGCTACATTATCTTGATGCGCTCTTTCTTTTTCAAAAGTAAAAGTGCTATCCATGTGCAAAGGAGTAAAAATTCTATCGTCTAGAAATTGAGCAAATGATTTACCCGAAACTTTTTCGACAATTTCAGCAAGTAGCATATAACCCGTATTTGAATAACGAAACCTTCTATCGGGCGTACCGTACTTACCTGGTTTATATTCATAGAGGTAATCAACGCAAAGATCATTATTTATATAAGTTTGCTTGTCTTTAATTTTTCTATCCATTAAATAGATATAATTAGGCAAGCCTGATCTATGGTCTAACAACATTTTTATTGTAATGCCATCATACGGGAAATTAGGGAAGTATTTATTTATAGAATCACTATACGCTAATAATGAGTCTTGTTTTAAAAGCATTATTGAAGCTGCTGTAAATTGCTTTGATACAG includes:
- a CDS encoding serine hydrolase domain-containing protein — encoded protein: MKNNLSRLITLLIGVNLLFGCTKKESAEKVVTIEEPEVITPTIDSLSKEEFDEFYHIFDSTFTKLQKTRQFNGVVLGGKKKQIVFKKAFGYRDIRRRTKLHDDDLFQLASVSKQFTAASIMLLKQDSLLAYSDSINKYFPNFPYDGITIKMLLDHRSGLPNYIYLMDRKIKDKQTYINNDLCVDYLYEYKPGKYGTPDRRFRYSNTGYMLLAEIVEKVSGKSFAQFLDDRIFTPLHMDSTFTFEKERAHQDNVAIGHTARRRKYEDYLLDGVLGDKSVYSNVEDMFKWHVALLQDSLFKQETLDEAFTFQSPKRRGNYNYGYGWRLFHVSDGSTVVYHGGWWRGYSTLFVHYPDTEAFLMILSNRVNHAFVNTNNVFDILDIPEFRRR